In Buchnera aphidicola (Aphis aurantii), one DNA window encodes the following:
- the argC gene encoding N-acetyl-gamma-glutamyl-phosphate reductase — protein sequence MLNVLIVGASGYSGAELVNYIHRHKFARIKKILVSKDSISLGKLFSDLHPEYTNIINLTFESMESFNLIKGNIDAVFLATDHNVSHVLVPFFMKHNCIVLDLSGAYRVNNIDVYSKYYGFIHNYQNILKQSIYGLAEWNYKKIQKAQLIAVPGCYATCIQLGLKPLVEANILCKSYIPIVNAISGVSGAGRQPNINNSFCEVSLFPYNIFKHRHTPEIVENLGIPIIFIPHLGAFSRGIIATITCKLKSNFKLIDLYNIYHNFYKNKRLIRIHKNTLPSIKGIVKLPFCDIGFAIKDKYLVIITTEDNLLKGAAAQAVQCFNIRFGFSETESII from the coding sequence ATGTTAAATGTTTTAATCGTTGGTGCTAGTGGATACTCTGGAGCAGAGTTAGTTAATTATATTCATCGTCATAAGTTTGCTAGAATAAAAAAAATTTTAGTTTCGAAAGATAGTATCAGTTTAGGAAAATTATTTTCTGATTTACATCCAGAATATACAAATATTATTAATTTGACTTTTGAATCTATGGAAAGTTTTAATTTAATCAAAGGGAATATAGATGCTGTATTTTTAGCTACAGATCACAATGTTAGTCATGTTTTAGTGCCATTTTTTATGAAACATAATTGCATTGTTCTAGATCTATCTGGTGCATATAGAGTGAATAATATTGATGTTTATTCAAAATATTACGGATTTATTCACAATTATCAAAATATTTTAAAGCAATCTATTTATGGGTTAGCTGAATGGAATTATAAAAAAATTCAAAAAGCTCAATTAATTGCTGTTCCAGGTTGTTATGCTACTTGTATACAATTAGGATTAAAACCATTAGTAGAAGCTAATATTTTATGTAAATCATATATTCCTATAGTTAATGCTATTAGCGGTGTTAGTGGTGCTGGAAGACAACCTAATATTAACAATAGTTTTTGCGAAGTTAGTTTATTTCCATATAACATTTTTAAGCATCGTCATACTCCAGAAATTGTAGAAAATTTGGGTATTCCAATAATTTTTATCCCTCATTTAGGTGCATTTTCTAGAGGTATTATTGCTACCATTACATGTAAATTAAAATCAAATTTTAAACTAATTGATCTTTATAATATATATCATAATTTTTACAAAAATAAACGATTAATTAGGATACATAAAAATACTTTACCAAGTATTAAAGGGATAGTAAAACTACCATTTTGCGATATTGGGTTTGCTATTAAAGATAAATATCTTGTTATTATAACAACTGAAGACAATTTATTGAAAGGTGCTGCTGCTCAAGCAGTTCAATGTTTTAATATTCGTTTTGGATTTTCTGAAACAGAATCAATTATTTAA
- the rpoD gene encoding RNA polymerase sigma factor RpoD: MEQNPKSQLKLLVTHGKEQGYLTYAEVNDHLPEDIIDSEQIDDIIQMINDMGIQVVEEAPDADDLMLNEINTDTDEDAVEAATQVLSSVESELGRTTDPVRMYMREMGTVELLTREGEIDIAKRIEEGINQVQSSVSEYPEAITYLLEQYDRTKTGQIRLSDIVIGFVDPNAEEISSFSNTTHIGTELLDEVSNIEVHDPNTEDHTNEEDEEDEEDEEDEENSIDPELANEKFSELRQQYTNTSRTIKTKNRNHKDSLLEIYNLSEIFKQFRLVPKQFDHLVNNMREMMERVRIQERIIMKLCIEECEMPKKNFIKVFSGNETSSDWFVKEKTLNQPWSKKLQKVEEKIFISIKKLKNIEKETGLTILEVKDINKRMSIGEAKAKRAKKEMVEANLRLVISIAKKYTNRGLQFLDLIQEGNIGLMKAVDKFEYRRGYKFSTYATWWIRQAITRSIADQARTIRIPVHMIETINKLNRISRQILQETGREPTPEELSEKMLIPEDKIRKVLKIAKEPISMETPIGDDDDSHLGDFIEDTTLELPLDSATSESLRSATHDVLSGLTAREAKVLRMRFGIDMNTDHTLEEVGKQFDVTRERIRQIEAKALRKLRHPSRSEVLRSFLDD, encoded by the coding sequence ATGGAGCAAAACCCAAAGTCACAACTTAAGCTGCTTGTTACACATGGTAAGGAGCAAGGGTATTTAACCTATGCAGAAGTTAATGATCATCTTCCAGAAGATATTATTGATTCCGAACAAATCGATGACATTATCCAGATGATTAATGATATGGGAATTCAAGTCGTCGAAGAAGCACCTGATGCAGATGATTTAATGTTAAATGAAATAAATACAGATACAGATGAAGATGCAGTGGAAGCAGCCACACAAGTTTTATCAAGTGTTGAGTCTGAGCTAGGAAGAACCACTGACCCCGTACGAATGTATATGAGGGAAATGGGTACTGTTGAATTACTTACCAGAGAGGGAGAAATTGATATAGCAAAACGAATTGAAGAAGGTATTAACCAAGTGCAATCCTCAGTGTCAGAATACCCAGAAGCTATTACATATCTTTTAGAACAGTATGATCGAACTAAAACTGGACAAATAAGATTATCTGATATAGTAATAGGTTTTGTTGATCCTAATGCAGAAGAAATATCATCCTTTTCAAATACTACACATATAGGAACTGAACTTCTAGATGAAGTTTCAAATATTGAAGTACATGATCCAAATACAGAAGATCACACAAACGAAGAAGACGAAGAAGACGAAGAAGACGAAGAAGACGAAGAAAATAGTATTGATCCAGAATTAGCAAATGAAAAATTTTCTGAATTACGTCAACAATACACTAATACAAGCCGTACAATTAAAACCAAAAATAGAAACCATAAAGATTCATTGCTAGAGATCTATAATCTTTCTGAAATTTTTAAACAATTTAGATTAGTTCCAAAACAGTTTGACCATTTAGTGAATAATATGCGTGAAATGATGGAAAGAGTAAGAATACAAGAAAGAATAATCATGAAATTATGTATTGAAGAATGTGAAATGCCAAAAAAAAATTTTATAAAAGTTTTTTCAGGAAATGAAACGAGTTCAGATTGGTTTGTAAAAGAGAAAACTTTAAATCAACCCTGGTCTAAAAAATTACAAAAAGTTGAAGAAAAAATTTTTATAAGTATAAAAAAATTAAAAAACATAGAAAAAGAAACAGGTTTAACAATTTTGGAAGTAAAAGATATCAATAAAAGAATGTCTATTGGAGAAGCAAAAGCTAAAAGAGCAAAAAAAGAAATGGTAGAAGCAAATCTAAGACTAGTTATATCTATTGCAAAAAAATATACTAATAGAGGATTACAATTTTTAGATTTGATTCAAGAAGGAAATATTGGCTTGATGAAAGCAGTGGATAAATTTGAATATCGTAGAGGATATAAATTTTCCACTTATGCAACATGGTGGATTAGACAAGCAATTACCCGATCTATTGCAGACCAAGCAAGAACCATTCGTATTCCTGTTCATATGATAGAAACTATTAATAAACTCAATCGAATTTCCAGACAAATACTTCAAGAAACAGGACGAGAACCAACACCTGAAGAACTTTCTGAAAAAATGTTAATTCCTGAAGATAAAATTAGAAAAGTCTTAAAAATAGCTAAAGAACCTATATCTATGGAGACCCCTATAGGAGATGACGATGATTCTCATTTAGGTGATTTTATAGAAGACACTACATTAGAACTTCCATTAGACTCAGCTACTTCTGAAAGTTTGAGATCTGCAACACATGATGTTTTATCAGGTCTAACAGCTAGGGAAGCGAAGGTACTACGAATGCGTTTTGGAATTGATATGAATACTGATCATACTTTGGAAGAAGTTGGAAAACAATTTGATGTCACTCGAGAAAGAATAAGACAAATAGAAGCAAAAGCATTAAGAAAACTACGTCATCCAAGCAGATCAGAAGTATTGCGTAGTTTTTTAGATGATTAA
- a CDS encoding argininosuccinate synthase: MTNNLDKVVLAYSGGLDTSAIIPWLRETYKVDVIAFVADIGQSKNELNGINNKALKSGASSCHIFDLKDEFIEKYVFPILKTGALYEGSYLLGTALARPIIAKKQVEFALSIGAKFLCHGATGKGNDQIRFEIAYAALAPNLTVIAPWRQWNLNSRESLLEYLNKKNIPTTASLEKLYSKDENALHISTEGGLLENPWNRTNKDCWSWSVEPENAPENPEYVLLHIKEGSVISVNNENVTPLQCINKLNKIGSKHAVGRLDIIENRIIGIKSRGCYETPGGTIINIALRAIEQLVFDRESFNWREKIGLEMSSVVYDGRWFSPIRKSLQCSADSLASLLNGKVVLKLYKGSVVAVQKESSNSLYSKEYATFSEDEVYKHSDAEGFIRLYSLTSRIRALNKIK; encoded by the coding sequence ATGACGAATAATCTCGATAAAGTTGTATTAGCATATTCCGGTGGTTTAGACACTTCTGCAATTATTCCTTGGTTAAGAGAAACTTATAAAGTGGATGTTATTGCTTTTGTTGCAGATATTGGTCAATCAAAAAATGAGTTAAATGGCATTAATAATAAAGCATTAAAATCTGGAGCATCTAGCTGTCATATCTTTGATTTAAAAGATGAATTTATAGAAAAATATGTTTTCCCTATCTTAAAAACAGGTGCTTTATATGAAGGATCTTATTTGTTAGGAACAGCTTTAGCACGACCTATTATAGCAAAAAAACAAGTAGAATTTGCTTTAAGTATTGGTGCTAAATTTTTATGTCATGGTGCTACTGGAAAAGGTAATGATCAAATTCGGTTTGAAATAGCCTATGCTGCTTTAGCGCCTAATCTTACAGTTATTGCTCCATGGCGTCAATGGAACTTAAATTCAAGAGAATCATTATTAGAATATTTAAATAAAAAAAATATTCCTACTACAGCAAGTTTAGAAAAACTTTACAGTAAAGATGAAAACGCTTTACATATTTCTACAGAAGGTGGTCTCCTTGAAAATCCTTGGAATAGGACAAATAAAGATTGTTGGAGTTGGAGTGTAGAACCTGAGAATGCCCCAGAAAATCCAGAATATGTTTTGTTGCATATAAAAGAAGGATCAGTAATATCTGTTAACAATGAGAACGTGACTCCTTTGCAGTGTATCAATAAGTTAAATAAAATCGGCTCAAAACATGCTGTAGGGAGATTAGATATTATTGAAAATAGAATTATTGGGATTAAATCTAGAGGTTGTTATGAAACGCCTGGAGGTACAATTATTAATATTGCTTTAAGAGCAATTGAGCAATTGGTTTTTGATCGAGAGAGTTTTAATTGGCGAGAAAAAATTGGTTTAGAAATGTCTTCAGTCGTTTATGACGGTCGTTGGTTTAGCCCAATTCGAAAATCTTTACAATGTTCTGCTGATTCATTAGCTTCTTTGTTGAATGGAAAAGTAGTTTTAAAGTTATATAAAGGAAGTGTTGTTGCTGTTCAAAAAGAATCTTCAAATTCATTATATTCAAAAGAATATGCAACTTTTAGTGAGGATGAAGTTTATAAACATTCAGATGCAGAAGGTTTTATTCGTTTATATTCTCTTACTTCTAGAATACGTGCTTTAAATAAGATAAAATAA
- a CDS encoding rhodanese-like domain-containing protein: MDNILFFISNNLILSIIWFSLLGVIFSLFFKQFFFKTKIINNFYAIKLINEKNANIIDTRSVELYNTGHILNAIHLPLEKISLEKIKKLNLSTVDPLILIIDSSANNHKYIKKFIDNGIRNIYLLKGGMDSWNTENLPVVANKSDYN, encoded by the coding sequence ATGGATAATATATTATTTTTTATATCTAATAATTTAATACTTAGTATTATATGGTTTTCTTTATTAGGTGTTATTTTTTCCTTGTTTTTTAAACAATTTTTTTTTAAAACAAAAATAATAAATAATTTTTATGCAATAAAATTAATTAATGAGAAAAATGCTAATATCATTGATACACGATCTGTAGAATTATATAATACAGGTCATATTTTAAATGCTATTCATCTTCCATTAGAAAAAATTTCTTTAGAAAAAATTAAAAAATTAAATTTATCTACTGTTGACCCTCTTATTCTTATAATAGATTCATCCGCCAATAATCATAAATATATTAAAAAGTTTATTGATAATGGAATAAGAAATATTTACCTTTTAAAAGGTGGAATGGATTCTTGGAATACAGAAAATCTTCCTGTTGTTGCGAATAAAAGTGATTATAATTAG
- the cysE gene encoding serine O-acetyltransferase — protein MCFLKTLELWKIILHEAKVAFEKEPILSRLYQKSILTHNKFSSSLSYILSRKLSNSLISKNNIQNIFNKIYSSDFFILNLITQDLQAILKKDPATKNYLTPFLYFKGFHALASYRVSHYLWNKKQYELSMYLQSRISTVFSVDIHPAACIGSGVFLDHATGIVIGEGVIIEDDVSILHSVTLGGTGKNNNKNRHPVIRSKVSIGAGAKILGNIEIGSQSKIGAGSVVLKNVPPCVTVVGVPSKIVNKSNNTHNFCKKNHKKFAHCIEQFYCGDGI, from the coding sequence ATGTGTTTTTTGAAAACTTTAGAACTATGGAAGATCATATTACATGAAGCTAAAGTTGCATTTGAAAAAGAGCCAATTTTATCTAGATTATATCAAAAAAGTATATTGACACATAATAAGTTCAGCAGTTCTTTGAGTTATATATTATCAAGAAAATTATCTAACTCATTAATTTCTAAAAATAATATACAAAATATTTTTAATAAAATATATTCAAGTGATTTTTTTATATTAAATTTAATCACTCAGGATTTACAAGCTATTCTTAAAAAAGATCCAGCGACAAAAAATTATTTAACTCCATTTTTATATTTCAAAGGTTTTCATGCACTAGCATCATATAGAGTCAGCCATTATCTTTGGAATAAAAAACAATATGAATTATCAATGTATTTACAAAGTAGAATTTCAACTGTTTTTTCGGTGGATATTCATCCAGCTGCATGTATTGGTTCTGGAGTTTTTTTGGACCATGCAACTGGAATTGTTATTGGAGAAGGAGTTATCATCGAAGATGATGTTTCAATTTTACATTCTGTTACTTTAGGTGGAACAGGTAAAAATAACAATAAAAATAGACATCCAGTCATTAGAAGTAAAGTTAGTATAGGTGCGGGAGCTAAAATATTAGGAAATATTGAAATTGGCTCTCAATCAAAAATTGGTGCTGGTTCGGTGGTTTTGAAAAATGTTCCTCCATGTGTTACGGTTGTTGGGGTTCCATCTAAAATTGTAAATAAATCGAACAATACTCATAATTTTTGTAAAAAAAATCATAAAAAATTTGCACATTGCATAGAACAATTTTATTGTGGAGATGGTATTTAA
- the argH gene encoding argininosuccinate lyase: MSLWGGRFLDESDKLFKKFNTSLSFDYILAKEDIFASISWSKSLVETGVLTKKEQKKIELALVSLKKEVDKNPSQILESDCEDIHSWVEVNLIKKIGELGKKLHTGRSRNDQIATDLKLWCKNNIQIVLKNILNLQKKFILSAELNYNVIMPGYTHLQRAQPITFAYWCLAYVEMLKRDFSRLEDTLKRLDISPLGSGALSGTAWNINRKKLALSMGFSCATKNALDSVSDRDYIVELLASASISMMHLSRFSEDLIFFNSTEANFIELSDSITSGSSLMPQKKNPDALELIRGKCSSVYGSLFSILVLLKGLPLSYNKDMQEDKKNLFDTIKTWNNSLLMANLILKKIKLNRLICYQAAEQGYSNATEVADYLVKKGITFREAHHISGKIVLKAINDQKALKDLALSDFQKYSLLIENDIYDHITLEACIKKRESKGGVAFNQVKKAIIREKIRLNIV, from the coding sequence ATGTCGCTTTGGGGTGGAAGATTCCTTGACGAATCTGATAAATTATTTAAAAAGTTTAATACTTCTTTATCGTTTGATTATATTTTAGCCAAAGAAGATATATTTGCTTCAATTTCATGGTCTAAATCGCTTGTTGAAACCGGTGTTTTAACTAAGAAAGAGCAAAAAAAAATAGAACTTGCATTAGTTTCTTTAAAAAAAGAAGTCGATAAAAATCCTTCACAAATTCTTGAGAGTGATTGTGAAGATATTCATAGTTGGGTAGAAGTTAATCTTATAAAAAAAATAGGAGAACTTGGTAAAAAATTACATACAGGTCGAAGTCGAAACGATCAAATTGCAACTGATTTAAAATTATGGTGCAAAAATAATATTCAGATTGTATTGAAAAATATTTTAAATTTACAAAAAAAATTTATTTTAAGTGCCGAATTAAATTATAATGTTATAATGCCTGGGTATACTCATTTACAACGTGCTCAACCCATTACTTTTGCATATTGGTGTTTAGCTTATGTAGAAATGTTAAAACGTGATTTTAGTCGTTTAGAAGACACTTTGAAAAGATTAGATATCAGTCCATTAGGTTCAGGTGCTTTATCTGGTACAGCATGGAATATTAATCGAAAAAAGTTAGCATTATCTATGGGTTTTAGTTGCGCTACAAAGAATGCATTAGATAGTGTTTCAGATAGAGATTATATTGTTGAGTTATTAGCTTCAGCTTCAATTAGTATGATGCATTTATCTAGGTTTTCTGAAGATTTAATTTTTTTTAATTCTACTGAAGCAAATTTTATTGAATTATCTGATTCTATTACGTCAGGTTCATCGTTAATGCCTCAAAAAAAGAATCCAGATGCTTTAGAGTTAATACGTGGTAAGTGTAGTTCTGTATATGGATCTTTGTTTTCTATTTTAGTTCTTTTAAAAGGTTTGCCGTTATCTTACAACAAAGATATGCAAGAAGATAAAAAAAATCTTTTTGATACAATTAAAACTTGGAATAATTCTTTATTAATGGCTAACTTGATCTTAAAAAAAATAAAATTAAATCGTTTAATTTGTTATCAAGCCGCAGAACAAGGTTATTCTAATGCTACAGAGGTTGCAGATTATTTAGTCAAAAAAGGGATAACTTTTAGAGAAGCACATCATATCTCCGGGAAAATAGTGTTGAAAGCTATAAATGATCAAAAAGCTTTAAAAGATCTTGCTTTATCTGATTTTCAAAAATATAGTTTACTGATAGAAAATGATATATATGATCATATTACTTTAGAAGCATGTATTAAAAAACGTGAATCAAAAGGCGGAGTTGCATTTAATCAAGTAAAAAAAGCAATTATACGAGAAAAAATTAGATTAAATATTGTCTGA
- the dnaG gene encoding DNA primase yields the protein MSGKIPKYFINDLLSKTNIVDLINTRIKLKKNGKNYQTNCPFHNDKTPSFTVSYEKQFYYCFGCNIHGNAIDFLINYENLNFIESIEELSLMHGLLIPFENNVQSEQNDYFKKQKLYLLTDKISKLYQKNIMLTSSACEYLIQRGINKSMIQFFSIGFSDFNWNFFCKKLNITKKLETELFNYKIISINKNKKKYDPFQGRIIFPIHDKHGRTIGFGGRTIENMSPKYINSTETNIFYKGKQIYGLYQVKKIHPKPKYLLVVEGYIDVIILTQNKIDYVVSSLGTSITKEHVQILFRNTDTVIYCYDGDIAGKNAAWRTLKITLPYISDKKTIKFIILPENEDPDSIIKKEGAKNFKLRIKNALTMSKFFFKNILKGINLSSSDDKFHLSVRALPLINCISSDTIQIYLKQILARIIGILDDYQFEKFLYHQKNKKNNILQYKNKQTPMRTLISLLVQNPNLSTLVTSIKQFNKSKEKGIPIFLEILKTCSENPHFNTGQLLEFYRNSEIINILKTLSTLDHMIVEEKIKNVFLDLLKNIYKKDLEKRQEYLISKERINGLTMYEKKEIWSINKKLKK from the coding sequence ATGTCTGGAAAAATACCAAAATATTTTATTAATGATTTATTATCAAAAACTAATATTGTTGATCTTATTAATACACGAATAAAATTAAAAAAAAACGGTAAAAATTATCAAACTAATTGCCCATTTCATAATGATAAAACACCATCATTTACAGTAAGTTATGAAAAACAATTTTATTATTGTTTTGGATGTAATATACATGGAAATGCAATCGATTTTTTAATAAACTACGAAAATTTAAATTTTATAGAAAGTATTGAAGAACTATCTTTAATGCATGGTCTTTTAATACCTTTTGAAAATAATGTACAATCTGAACAAAACGATTATTTCAAAAAACAAAAATTATATTTATTAACAGATAAAATATCTAAATTATATCAAAAAAATATAATGCTAACTAGTTCTGCCTGTGAATATCTAATTCAAAGGGGAATTAATAAAAGTATGATACAATTTTTTAGCATTGGTTTTTCAGACTTTAATTGGAATTTTTTTTGTAAAAAATTAAATATAACAAAAAAACTTGAAACAGAATTATTTAATTATAAAATTATTTCTATTAATAAAAATAAAAAAAAATATGATCCTTTTCAAGGGAGAATAATTTTTCCTATACATGATAAACACGGAAGAACTATAGGTTTTGGAGGTAGAACAATAGAAAATATGTCTCCAAAGTATATAAATTCTACTGAAACAAATATTTTTTATAAAGGCAAACAAATTTATGGATTATATCAGGTAAAAAAAATACATCCAAAACCAAAATATCTATTAGTAGTAGAAGGATATATTGATGTTATTATACTAACACAAAATAAAATTGATTATGTAGTTTCTTCATTAGGAACATCAATTACAAAAGAACATGTACAAATACTTTTCCGAAATACTGATACAGTTATATATTGTTATGACGGTGATATTGCTGGAAAAAATGCTGCTTGGAGAACTTTGAAAATTACATTACCATATATATCTGATAAAAAAACTATAAAGTTTATAATATTACCTGAAAATGAAGATCCAGATAGTATTATTAAAAAAGAAGGAGCAAAAAATTTTAAATTACGCATTAAAAACGCTCTTACAATGTCTAAATTTTTTTTTAAAAATATTTTAAAAGGTATTAATCTATCATCTAGTGATGATAAATTTCATCTAAGTGTGCGTGCTTTACCTTTAATAAATTGTATATCTAGTGATACAATACAGATTTATTTAAAACAAATATTAGCTCGAATAATAGGAATTTTAGATGATTATCAATTTGAAAAATTTTTATATCATCAAAAAAATAAAAAAAATAATATTTTACAATATAAAAACAAACAAACTCCAATGCGAACTCTTATAAGCTTACTTGTTCAAAACCCTAACTTATCAACATTAGTCACTTCAATAAAGCAATTTAATAAATCAAAGGAAAAAGGAATTCCTATTTTTTTAGAAATTTTAAAAACATGTTCAGAAAATCCACATTTTAATACAGGTCAACTGCTAGAATTTTATAGAAATAGTGAAATAATTAATATTTTAAAAACTCTCTCAACATTAGATCATATGATAGTTGAAGAAAAAATAAAAAATGTGTTCTTAGATTTATTAAAAAATATATATAAAAAAGATCTTGAAAAAAGACAAGAATATCTTATTTCGAAAGAAAGAATTAACGGGCTTACAATGTATGAAAAAAAAGAAATTTGGTCTATTAACAAAAAATTAAAAAAATGA
- the argB gene encoding acetylglutamate kinase: MVNPLVIKLGGVLLESNHAMMGLFESIYNYQKYNKRNIIIVHGGGRLIDNLMNKLSLSVKKKNGLRITPPEHINIITGALSGTANKILLAWALKNKINAVGLCLSDGKSTNVEVLNQNLGHVGKVSPGSPFFLLNLFKQGILPIISSIGITSDGKLMNVNADLAATALAKTLEAHLILLSDISSIIDGKGQRIQEINNIQAEKLIAQGIITNGMIVKVNAALDAAKNLNHSVDIASWQNTKDLQLLFNGDNIGTRVLV; encoded by the coding sequence ATGGTTAATCCATTGGTTATTAAATTAGGCGGAGTTCTTTTAGAAAGTAATCATGCTATGATGGGTTTGTTTGAATCTATTTATAATTATCAAAAATATAATAAAAGAAATATTATCATAGTTCATGGAGGTGGGCGATTGATAGATAATTTAATGAATAAATTATCTTTATCAGTCAAGAAAAAAAATGGTTTACGTATTACACCACCTGAACATATTAATATTATCACGGGAGCATTATCCGGAACAGCTAATAAAATTCTTTTAGCATGGGCATTAAAAAATAAGATTAATGCTGTAGGATTATGTTTGTCTGACGGAAAAAGTACAAATGTAGAAGTACTAAATCAAAATTTAGGACATGTTGGAAAAGTTTCACCAGGATCTCCTTTTTTTTTGTTAAATTTATTTAAACAAGGTATTTTACCAATTATTAGTTCTATCGGTATTACTAGCGATGGTAAATTAATGAATGTTAATGCAGATCTAGCTGCAACAGCGTTAGCCAAAACTTTAGAAGCTCACTTAATTCTATTATCAGATATTAGTTCGATAATAGATGGAAAGGGACAAAGAATTCAAGAAATAAATAATATTCAAGCTGAAAAATTAATTGCTCAAGGAATTATTACTAATGGTATGATTGTTAAAGTAAATGCCGCTTTAGATGCTGCTAAAAATTTAAATCATTCAGTAGATATTGCAAGTTGGCAAAATACAAAAGATTTACAATTATTATTTAATGGTGACAATATTGGAACACGAGTTTTAGTATAG
- the secB gene encoding protein-export chaperone SecB has product MPQKKYEQKIFSIHRIYVKDISFESPNSPEIFEKQCIPNMKFNINTNMNQLEPSIFEIILQIRVVVKSETDLVFLCDVHQAGIFMIDNFNDYELKHCINSYCPNILFPYARACISSLVSYGSFPQLNIAPVNFDDILNNNSEFKK; this is encoded by the coding sequence ATGCCACAAAAAAAGTATGAACAAAAAATTTTTTCAATTCATCGTATTTATGTTAAAGATATCTCTTTTGAATCACCGAATTCACCAGAAATTTTTGAGAAACAATGTATTCCAAATATGAAATTTAATATAAATACAAATATGAATCAATTAGAACCAAGTATTTTTGAAATTATTTTACAAATTAGAGTGGTGGTAAAAAGTGAAACAGATTTAGTTTTTTTATGTGATGTACATCAAGCAGGTATTTTTATGATTGATAATTTCAATGATTATGAATTAAAACATTGTATAAATTCATATTGTCCAAATATTTTATTTCCATATGCTAGAGCATGTATATCTAGTTTAGTATCATATGGAAGCTTTCCTCAATTAAATATTGCGCCTGTTAATTTTGATGATATTTTAAATAATAATTCAGAATTCAAAAAATAA
- the rpsU gene encoding 30S ribosomal protein S21, whose product MPIIKVRENEPFDVALRRFKRSCEKAGILAEIRRREFYEKPTTERKRAKASAIKRLAKKLTRENAKRIRMY is encoded by the coding sequence ATGCCAATAATAAAAGTACGTGAAAATGAACCATTTGATGTTGCTCTTCGTCGTTTTAAAAGATCTTGCGAAAAAGCAGGTATTTTAGCAGAAATACGTAGAAGAGAATTTTATGAAAAACCAACTACTGAAAGAAAACGAGCTAAAGCCTCTGCTATAAAACGTTTAGCAAAAAAACTCACACGAGAAAATGCAAAACGCATTCGAATGTATTAA